One stretch of Sinomonas terrae DNA includes these proteins:
- a CDS encoding carboxymuconolactone decarboxylase family protein: MRLPEVERGEDLRSRSLIRLISAVSRMRLPDAARVAFYHRNFVAPALGSWTQAAMRGTSAWTVGERELMAAMVAKWNSCTFCIGAHRATAVHGIGAETVDACLSDYRSAPIPEPLRATLAFLETMTLRPAELGPADAAAAMAVGVTREQLADAAAIGALFNIITRYSDALGFAIPSDAEFGKAARMLLKRGYG, translated from the coding sequence ATGCGTCTGCCTGAGGTGGAGCGCGGCGAGGACCTCCGGAGCAGATCTCTGATCCGGCTCATATCGGCCGTTTCACGCATGCGACTCCCGGACGCAGCGCGCGTCGCCTTCTACCACCGGAACTTCGTCGCGCCGGCCCTCGGATCTTGGACCCAGGCCGCGATGCGCGGGACCAGTGCCTGGACTGTTGGGGAGCGGGAGTTGATGGCGGCGATGGTGGCCAAGTGGAACTCATGCACGTTCTGCATCGGCGCCCACCGGGCCACCGCGGTGCACGGTATCGGGGCTGAAACCGTGGACGCGTGTCTGTCGGACTACCGCTCCGCCCCGATCCCGGAGCCCCTTCGGGCAACGCTGGCCTTCCTTGAGACCATGACCCTGCGCCCCGCCGAACTCGGGCCAGCCGATGCAGCCGCGGCAATGGCTGTTGGGGTAACCCGAGAGCAGCTCGCGGACGCGGCCGCGATTGGGGCCTTGTTCAACATCATCACCAGATACTCCGACGCTCTGGGTTTCGCGATTCCAAGCGATGCCGAGTTCGGCAAGGCCGCTCGAATGCTCCTCAAGCGCGGCTACGGATAG
- a CDS encoding flagellar motor switch protein FliM, translating into MTVQDREAIAPRIVEAYDFRRPTTLAREHSRILEAGFESFSRQWGTQLTAKVRAKSTVAAESVVMQTYDEYVATLPGTTSMVLCAVEGTAAKAVLQFPTAAALGWVARMLGGHSDKSGLERKFTPLEYALIKSLVDEGLEVLAYSLGGLLAGTPRLEAIQYNSQFAQAAATTDLMIVVAFTVVVGDSATQTTLAIPADALLPQLGAVNPMASSANAAELVGGQIAEVPIDVAVRLEPVAVTPAQVLNLAVGDTLALPHPEHHPFHVAVAGKNLARAMVVRKGSRVAARIVPSARDAVQDRPSMKEKHS; encoded by the coding sequence GTGACCGTGCAGGACCGCGAAGCGATCGCCCCGAGAATCGTCGAGGCCTACGACTTCCGCCGTCCCACGACGCTGGCGCGCGAGCACAGCCGCATCCTCGAAGCGGGATTCGAGAGCTTCTCAAGGCAGTGGGGCACGCAGTTGACGGCGAAGGTGCGTGCCAAATCGACGGTCGCGGCCGAATCAGTGGTGATGCAGACGTACGACGAATACGTCGCAACGCTTCCAGGTACGACATCAATGGTCCTGTGCGCCGTCGAGGGCACCGCAGCCAAGGCCGTCCTCCAGTTCCCAACGGCAGCCGCGCTCGGCTGGGTCGCACGCATGCTCGGGGGCCACAGCGACAAGAGCGGCCTCGAGCGCAAATTCACGCCCCTCGAATACGCGCTCATCAAGAGCCTCGTCGACGAGGGCCTCGAGGTCCTCGCCTACTCGCTCGGAGGCCTCCTCGCGGGAACGCCCCGTTTGGAAGCAATCCAGTACAACTCCCAATTCGCCCAGGCCGCCGCGACGACGGACCTCATGATCGTCGTCGCCTTCACCGTCGTCGTCGGCGACTCCGCGACCCAGACCACGCTCGCGATCCCCGCCGATGCGCTCCTTCCGCAGCTCGGTGCCGTCAACCCCATGGCGAGCAGCGCGAATGCGGCCGAGCTCGTGGGCGGCCAGATCGCAGAGGTCCCGATCGACGTCGCCGTCCGGCTCGAGCCCGTCGCGGTCACGCCGGCTCAGGTCCTGAATCTCGCAGTCGGGGACACCCTCGCTCTCCCGCACCCCGAGCACCACCCGTTCCACGTCGCCGTCGCGGGCAAGAATCTCGCGCGGGCGATGGTCGTCCGCAAGGGGTCTCGCGTCGCCGCGCGCATCGTCCCGTCCGCAAGGGACGCGGTGCAGGACAGGCCGTCCATGAAGGAGAAGCACTCTTGA
- the fliN gene encoding flagellar motor switch protein FliN — protein MSNLALHAAAADRLAAALPVPGLAVTGTVAPAVAAPHTALAVSASFVGALTADFALALASTDFVAEAGGGPEASTTAVLRPAFERAAEALQGGVLSELAEGDASELFADPEAAVYEISDGAAPFGWFAVRVHDADAAPSALADTSGFVSRLGRIHDVEMALTVEIGRTRMSIRDALSMEPGKVIELDRSAGAPVDVLLNGRKIALGEVVVVDQDYGVRITRILDVAEAPR, from the coding sequence TTGAGCAATCTCGCCCTCCACGCTGCCGCCGCAGACCGCCTCGCGGCGGCCCTCCCGGTCCCCGGGCTCGCGGTGACCGGGACGGTGGCACCAGCCGTCGCAGCCCCGCACACCGCGCTCGCAGTCTCGGCGTCGTTCGTGGGAGCGCTCACCGCTGACTTCGCGCTCGCACTCGCGAGCACGGACTTCGTCGCCGAGGCTGGCGGCGGCCCTGAAGCAAGCACGACGGCGGTGCTGCGGCCCGCGTTCGAGCGGGCCGCCGAGGCGCTCCAGGGAGGCGTCCTCTCCGAGCTGGCCGAGGGGGACGCGAGCGAGCTCTTCGCAGACCCGGAGGCCGCGGTGTACGAGATCTCCGATGGTGCTGCACCCTTCGGCTGGTTCGCGGTCCGAGTGCACGACGCCGACGCCGCACCTTCCGCTCTGGCCGACACCTCCGGCTTCGTGTCACGGCTCGGACGGATCCACGACGTCGAGATGGCCCTCACCGTCGAGATCGGCCGCACCCGGATGAGCATCCGGGACGCGCTCTCGATGGAACCGGGAAAGGTGATCGAACTCGACCGCTCGGCCGGGGCGCCCGTGGACGTGCTGCTCAACGGGCGCAAGATCGCCCTCGGTGAGGTCGTCGTCGTCGATCAGGACTACGGGGTGAGGATCACGCGCATCCTCGACGTGGCCGAGGCGCCCCGCTGA
- the fliO gene encoding flagellar biosynthetic protein FliO, translated as MDSLILGLRVLVSLGAVLGLMWLLHRRLRRGSSPTKAKALTVVSRQTVGPKASVVLVDTDGRRFLLGVTEHGINVLHSTEVPEPVVLTEAPLTRRAALRGGHQEAGGPAFDRELRRQLGAGRSQVQPLAGSALDPATWRMALDALRGGRRQ; from the coding sequence ATGGACTCGCTCATCCTGGGCCTGCGGGTCCTCGTCTCGCTCGGCGCCGTGCTGGGGCTCATGTGGCTCCTTCACCGGCGCCTTCGCCGTGGGAGCAGTCCCACGAAGGCGAAGGCGCTCACCGTGGTGTCACGGCAGACGGTGGGGCCGAAGGCATCGGTCGTCCTCGTGGACACCGACGGGCGGCGCTTTCTGCTCGGGGTGACGGAGCACGGCATCAACGTCCTGCACAGTACTGAGGTCCCAGAGCCTGTTGTCCTCACGGAAGCGCCGCTCACCCGCCGCGCGGCGCTTCGGGGCGGGCATCAAGAGGCCGGCGGGCCGGCGTTTGACCGAGAGCTGAGGCGCCAGCTGGGAGCGGGCCGGTCTCAGGTGCAGCCGCTTGCGGGTTCGGCTCTCGACCCGGCGACGTGGCGGATGGCGCTTGATGCGCTCCGCGGCGGGCGCCGGCAGTGA
- the fliP gene encoding flagellar type III secretion system pore protein FliP (The bacterial flagellar biogenesis protein FliP forms a type III secretion system (T3SS)-type pore required for flagellar assembly.) yields the protein MTGNGLAVRAGRIAVVVLLAAVTVYAVLLLASPASHAAALHAPLHAPLDPTAPVGPAAPTAPATPSPAPTGSGTGTLNLQINSPDNGPSSAVVTLIGITLLSVAPALLLMMTSFTKIFVVLSMTRNALGLQAVPPNQVIAGLALFLSLFIMWPVVSDISTHAVQPYLNGHLDFAGAFNAATGPLSKFMIAHTRQEDIALMTRAAGLPNPASPAATPLQTLIPAFMISELRAAFIIGFVIFVPFLIIDLVVSAALMSMGMMMLPPVMISLPFKILLFVLVDGWDLIITSLIQSYQGG from the coding sequence GTGACGGGCAACGGTCTCGCAGTCAGGGCCGGCCGGATCGCCGTCGTCGTTCTCCTCGCTGCCGTGACGGTCTATGCGGTGCTGCTCCTCGCCTCCCCGGCGAGCCACGCGGCGGCACTCCATGCCCCGCTCCATGCCCCCCTCGATCCAACCGCTCCCGTGGGACCGGCCGCACCGACCGCGCCGGCGACCCCGTCGCCCGCCCCGACCGGCTCTGGAACGGGCACGCTCAACCTGCAGATCAACTCGCCTGACAACGGGCCGTCGTCGGCCGTCGTGACCCTCATCGGGATCACGCTGCTCTCGGTCGCGCCCGCGCTCCTGCTCATGATGACCTCGTTCACCAAGATCTTCGTGGTGCTGTCCATGACGCGGAACGCCCTCGGGCTGCAGGCGGTCCCGCCGAACCAAGTGATCGCGGGCCTCGCCCTCTTCCTCTCGCTGTTCATCATGTGGCCTGTCGTGAGCGACATCAGCACGCACGCCGTCCAGCCGTACCTCAATGGGCACCTTGACTTCGCGGGCGCGTTCAACGCCGCCACCGGCCCGCTCTCGAAGTTCATGATTGCCCACACGCGGCAGGAGGACATTGCGCTCATGACGCGCGCAGCCGGCCTGCCCAACCCGGCCTCCCCGGCGGCGACCCCGCTCCAGACGCTCATCCCCGCGTTCATGATCTCGGAGCTCCGCGCCGCGTTCATCATCGGCTTCGTCATCTTCGTGCCGTTCCTCATCATCGACCTCGTCGTCTCCGCGGCGCTCATGTCGATGGGCATGATGATGCTCCCGCCGGTCATGATCTCGCTGCCGTTCAAGATCCTGCTGTTCGTCCTCGTGGACGGCTGGGACCTCATCATCACGTCGCTGATCCAGAGCTATCAGGGAGGCTGA
- the fliQ gene encoding flagellar biosynthesis protein FliQ produces the protein MNTAAILDICLQALIAAAKLAAPVLVTSLVVGLAISLVQSITQLQEATLSFVPKAVAVAIALIVCGNWMISEMVSFTNDLFARIPSLLASH, from the coding sequence GTGAACACGGCCGCCATTCTCGACATCTGCCTGCAGGCACTCATCGCCGCCGCGAAGCTCGCCGCGCCCGTGCTCGTGACGAGCCTCGTGGTGGGGCTCGCGATCTCCCTCGTCCAGTCGATCACCCAGCTCCAGGAGGCCACCCTCTCGTTCGTGCCCAAGGCGGTTGCGGTCGCGATCGCACTCATCGTCTGCGGGAACTGGATGATCTCGGAGATGGTGAGCTTCACGAACGACCTGTTCGCCCGCATCCCGTCACTCCTCGCCTCGCACTGA
- a CDS encoding flagellar biosynthetic protein FliR, with translation MNIPIDQTWIEAVILAAVRMTAFLFIAPPFSHNAFPAQIKGMLGVGLGLAVANRAQTGYSARDTAGFVTGLVLELVTGLALGFLVYLVFAAIQSAGSLIDLSGGFQMAQGYDPQSLVNGAQFTRLLQMAALALLFSSDGYQLVLGGLTESFQALPLAGGLDLSHPVQAMTAATTGMFVSALQIAGPLMVVLFLADLGLGLLTRVAPALNAFQMGFPLKVLITLSLAGVLFLGLPSIVSSLVQQAVNTVLGVG, from the coding sequence ATGAACATTCCGATCGACCAGACCTGGATCGAGGCCGTCATCCTAGCGGCCGTGCGCATGACCGCGTTCCTGTTCATCGCGCCTCCGTTCTCGCACAACGCGTTCCCCGCCCAGATCAAGGGGATGCTCGGCGTCGGCCTCGGGCTCGCGGTCGCGAACCGGGCGCAGACCGGCTACAGCGCACGCGACACGGCTGGCTTCGTCACGGGCCTCGTGCTCGAGCTCGTCACGGGCCTCGCGCTCGGCTTCCTCGTCTATCTCGTGTTCGCGGCGATCCAGTCCGCCGGCTCGCTCATCGACCTCTCGGGCGGCTTCCAGATGGCACAGGGGTATGACCCGCAGAGCCTCGTCAACGGCGCCCAGTTCACGCGGCTCCTCCAGATGGCGGCCCTCGCACTCCTGTTCTCCTCCGACGGGTACCAACTCGTGCTCGGCGGGCTCACCGAGTCTTTTCAGGCGCTCCCGCTCGCCGGCGGCCTCGACCTCTCCCACCCCGTGCAGGCCATGACCGCCGCGACCACCGGCATGTTCGTCTCTGCCCTCCAGATCGCGGGGCCCCTTATGGTGGTGCTGTTCCTCGCGGACCTCGGCCTCGGGCTGCTCACACGCGTCGCCCCAGCGCTCAACGCGTTCCAGATGGGCTTCCCCCTCAAGGTCCTCATCACGCTGAGCCTCGCGGGCGTCCTGTTCCTCGGACTCCCGAGCATCGTCTCGTCGCTCGTGCAGCAGGCAGTCAACACTGTTCTGGGGGTGGGCTAG
- a CDS encoding EscU/YscU/HrcU family type III secretion system export apparatus switch protein codes for MAEAQERTEKATDKRLREVRSKGQLSRSQDLTAWLAVGAGAAMLPATIDAASKAGTAQLFTVTSVISSPDPGKAVHALTDGLGSMAATLGPLAAVVFLAVLLGSAAQGGVHPKRLTPSFEHFNFAAGIKRMFGTQALWGGVKALLKTAVVGLVLWSVVQGLVPVLMSAGGLPISGVLAAANDGAASLVRFAVAAGLLLAAADVFVVVRRNRTKTRMTKREVKDENKNSEGDPLIRSQRRSRQLAMSRNRMIGAVGGADVVLVNPTHVAVALKYEPGKSAPRIVAKGAGTIAARIREEAEKERVPMVQDVPLARALHGACELGQEIPVEFYTAVAGVLAFVMSLKARGGSAGVHTLPPGLRGIHA; via the coding sequence GTGGCCGAGGCCCAGGAGCGCACCGAGAAGGCCACCGACAAGCGGCTGCGCGAAGTCCGCTCGAAAGGCCAGCTCTCACGCTCGCAGGATCTCACCGCGTGGCTCGCCGTCGGGGCGGGGGCAGCCATGCTGCCCGCGACGATCGACGCCGCCTCGAAAGCCGGGACGGCCCAGCTCTTCACGGTCACCTCGGTCATTTCCAGCCCCGATCCGGGGAAGGCCGTGCACGCGCTCACCGACGGCCTCGGTTCGATGGCCGCGACGCTCGGGCCGCTTGCCGCCGTCGTCTTCCTCGCCGTGCTCCTCGGATCCGCGGCCCAAGGAGGCGTCCACCCCAAGCGGCTCACGCCGTCGTTCGAGCATTTCAACTTCGCTGCCGGGATCAAGCGCATGTTCGGCACCCAGGCGCTCTGGGGCGGGGTCAAGGCGCTCCTCAAGACGGCCGTCGTGGGGCTCGTGCTCTGGAGCGTCGTGCAGGGGCTCGTCCCGGTGCTCATGTCCGCGGGCGGCCTGCCGATCTCGGGCGTCCTCGCCGCAGCGAACGACGGCGCGGCCTCGCTCGTCCGCTTCGCCGTCGCCGCGGGGCTTCTGCTCGCCGCGGCGGACGTGTTCGTCGTCGTCCGGCGGAATCGCACCAAGACCCGCATGACCAAACGCGAAGTCAAGGACGAGAACAAGAACAGCGAAGGCGATCCGCTCATCCGCTCCCAGCGGCGCTCCCGGCAGCTCGCGATGTCCCGCAACCGCATGATCGGCGCGGTGGGCGGGGCCGACGTCGTCCTCGTCAACCCCACGCACGTGGCCGTCGCGCTCAAGTACGAGCCGGGGAAGTCTGCCCCGCGGATCGTCGCGAAGGGGGCCGGCACCATCGCCGCGCGGATTCGCGAGGAGGCCGAGAAGGAGCGCGTCCCCATGGTGCAGGACGTCCCGCTCGCGCGCGCCCTGCACGGGGCGTGCGAACTCGGCCAGGAGATCCCCGTCGAGTTCTACACAGCGGTCGCGGGAGTGCTCGCGTTCGTCATGTCGCTCAAGGCGCGCGGCGGATCGGCTGGCGTCCACACCCTTCCACCCGGCCTGAGAGGAATCCACGCGTGA
- a CDS encoding flagellar biosynthesis protein FlhA, translated as MNRNLARLAVPVGIVGIVLLLVVPVPAALLDVLIVCNVLLALVILLTSMFVKKPLDFSVFPSLLLVATLFRLGLNVASTRLVLGQGYAGQVIEAFGKVTVGGSLIIGAVVFVILVVIQFVVVTKGAERVAEVGARFTLDAMPGKQMAIDADLNAGLITDVVARQRRAEVSAEADFYGAMDGASKFVKGDAIAGIVIIIVNIVGGLGVGMLQRGLSITDALNTYSLLTMGDGLVSQIPALLMAVSTGMIVTRSNAEADLGQAASTQLSQSRTALLIAGLAAVVMALMPGMPPLPFLGVGAGLIIVSRRIRASEDGRGDGGASSDSSGARGGGGAEQDPTQRLMEEMRVHPLEIMLAPDLVDLVSGSADDLLARVKSLRHKIAMDLGVVIPPVRTRDSVELPPSTYAIRIAGVEAGRGTAPSGKLLALGDFLDALPGAAVVEPVFGLAGKWIPAEMRHSAELTGATVIDRVSVLITHLSSIVVANAARLLSREDVRVLTEGVKTLSPAAVEELTPALLSLAEIHRVLQGLLTEQVPVNDLTRIYEALTLRAKASTDPEGLIESARLAIGPALVRRLMDGERLTVITIEPVLEQSLVQDLRPAEGGTQLVMEQSKLDAIMSSLSSAVAAAESAGKSPALVCAPMLRPAVRKLVALPPAGVPVLSYAEVTSTSVNIETIGVVRLGAATVSA; from the coding sequence GTGAACCGCAATCTGGCACGGCTCGCCGTCCCGGTAGGGATCGTCGGCATCGTCCTGCTGCTCGTCGTGCCTGTCCCGGCGGCGCTCCTCGACGTGCTCATCGTGTGCAACGTCCTGCTCGCGCTCGTGATCCTGCTGACGAGCATGTTCGTCAAGAAGCCTCTCGACTTCTCGGTCTTCCCATCGCTTCTGCTCGTCGCGACGCTCTTCAGGCTGGGGCTCAACGTTGCGTCGACGCGGCTCGTGCTCGGCCAGGGGTACGCGGGGCAGGTGATCGAGGCGTTCGGCAAGGTCACGGTGGGCGGCTCGCTCATCATCGGCGCGGTCGTGTTCGTGATCCTCGTGGTGATCCAGTTCGTCGTCGTGACGAAGGGCGCCGAGCGCGTCGCAGAGGTCGGGGCGCGCTTCACCCTCGACGCGATGCCGGGCAAGCAGATGGCGATCGACGCCGACCTGAACGCGGGCTTGATCACCGACGTGGTGGCGCGGCAACGGCGGGCCGAGGTCTCTGCGGAGGCCGACTTCTACGGTGCGATGGACGGCGCCTCCAAGTTCGTCAAGGGCGATGCGATCGCGGGCATCGTCATCATCATCGTCAACATTGTGGGCGGCCTCGGCGTCGGGATGCTGCAGCGTGGGCTCTCGATCACGGACGCCCTCAACACCTACTCCCTCCTCACCATGGGCGACGGCCTCGTCTCCCAGATCCCGGCCCTGCTCATGGCCGTTTCCACCGGCATGATCGTCACCCGCTCGAACGCCGAAGCCGACCTCGGCCAGGCAGCCTCGACGCAGCTTTCGCAGTCCCGCACGGCGCTCCTCATCGCCGGCCTCGCCGCCGTCGTCATGGCGCTCATGCCGGGCATGCCGCCGCTGCCGTTCCTGGGCGTGGGGGCGGGGTTGATCATTGTGTCTCGGCGGATACGAGCCTCAGAGGACGGAAGAGGCGATGGCGGCGCCTCCTCTGATTCGAGCGGCGCGAGGGGCGGGGGAGGGGCCGAGCAGGACCCCACGCAGCGGCTCATGGAGGAGATGCGCGTGCACCCGCTCGAGATCATGCTGGCACCCGACCTCGTGGACCTCGTCAGCGGCTCGGCGGACGATCTGCTCGCCCGCGTGAAGTCGCTCCGCCACAAGATCGCGATGGACCTCGGCGTCGTCATCCCGCCCGTGCGGACGAGGGACTCGGTGGAACTCCCGCCGTCGACCTATGCGATCCGCATCGCCGGCGTCGAAGCCGGGCGCGGAACCGCGCCGTCGGGCAAGCTCCTCGCCCTCGGCGACTTCCTCGACGCGCTGCCGGGGGCCGCCGTCGTCGAACCTGTCTTCGGGCTCGCCGGCAAGTGGATCCCGGCGGAGATGCGGCACAGCGCGGAGCTGACCGGGGCGACCGTGATCGACCGCGTGAGCGTGCTGATCACGCACCTCTCCTCGATCGTGGTGGCCAACGCGGCCCGCCTGCTTTCCCGCGAGGACGTCCGCGTGCTCACCGAGGGAGTCAAGACCCTGAGCCCGGCTGCGGTCGAGGAGCTCACGCCCGCGCTCCTCTCGCTCGCCGAGATCCACCGGGTGCTTCAGGGCCTCCTCACGGAGCAGGTGCCGGTCAACGACCTCACCCGCATCTACGAAGCGCTCACCCTCCGCGCCAAGGCGTCCACGGATCCCGAGGGGCTTATCGAGTCGGCTCGGCTTGCGATTGGGCCCGCGCTCGTGCGGCGGCTCATGGACGGGGAGCGACTCACGGTCATCACGATCGAACCGGTCCTCGAGCAGAGCCTCGTCCAGGACCTCCGACCGGCCGAAGGCGGGACGCAGCTCGTTATGGAGCAGTCGAAGCTCGACGCGATCATGTCATCTCTCAGTTCTGCCGTCGCCGCGGCCGAGTCCGCAGGGAAGAGCCCTGCCCTCGTGTGCGCGCCGATGCTGCGGCCCGCCGTGCGGAAGCTCGTGGCGCTGCCGCCCGCGGGGGTCCCCGTGCTCTCGTATGCCGAGGTCACCTCGACGTCCGTGAACATCGAGACGATCGGGGTGGTGCGCCTTGGCGCCGCAACAGTATCTGCTTAG
- a CDS encoding carbon storage regulator, giving the protein MLVLTRKPGEKIMIGDEIVITFLESRGSEGIRIGIEAPRHLAIKREEIFEAVADANREAAHAPSDAEAILKGLLRPEG; this is encoded by the coding sequence ATGCTCGTACTCACTCGGAAGCCCGGCGAGAAGATCATGATCGGCGACGAGATCGTTATCACGTTCCTTGAGAGCAGGGGGAGCGAGGGCATTCGGATCGGCATCGAGGCGCCACGGCATCTCGCGATCAAGCGCGAGGAGATCTTCGAGGCCGTCGCCGACGCGAACCGCGAAGCTGCCCACGCGCCGTCGGACGCCGAGGCCATCCTGAAGGGGCTGCTGCGGCCGGAGGGCTGA
- a CDS encoding hemerythrin domain-containing protein, with product MDITEVILNDHHEQRRMFGILEEVSPADTEALGSVWKRLRILLEVHAAAEEKLFYPRLLKLQKDLIAQESPGEETEDAVHDHNEIRDAIAAVEGHEVGSVEWLRAVAEVNEVNGDHMAEEERQGLTDFRRHVGLEERHTMAVAFAAFEAEHAGGISAHDVDPKQYLREHG from the coding sequence ATGGATATCACCGAGGTCATCTTGAACGATCATCACGAGCAGCGCCGCATGTTCGGCATCCTCGAAGAGGTCTCCCCGGCCGACACTGAGGCGCTCGGATCAGTGTGGAAGCGCCTGCGCATCCTGCTGGAGGTGCACGCCGCCGCCGAGGAGAAGCTCTTCTACCCGCGACTGTTGAAGCTGCAGAAGGACCTCATCGCTCAGGAGTCGCCCGGCGAGGAGACCGAGGATGCCGTTCACGATCACAACGAGATCCGCGACGCGATCGCCGCGGTCGAGGGCCACGAGGTGGGCTCGGTCGAATGGCTGCGCGCGGTAGCAGAGGTCAACGAAGTCAACGGCGATCACATGGCCGAGGAAGAGCGCCAGGGCTTGACCGACTTCCGCCGCCACGTCGGTCTTGAAGAACGCCACACGATGGCCGTCGCGTTCGCGGCGTTCGAGGCCGAGCACGCAGGCGGTATCTCGGCACACGACGTGGATCCGAAGCAATACCTGCGCGAGCACGGCTGA
- a CDS encoding HigA family addiction module antitoxin, translating into MSDSSTITDDLSTPGEILLEEFLEPFGVSQYELAKRIGVDQSRISRIIRGKQAITADTALRLSVFFGTSPQFWLRLQEGYDLAHARVDTPLSAIQPLSA; encoded by the coding sequence ATGTCGGATTCGTCGACTATCACTGATGATCTTTCCACGCCCGGGGAGATCCTTCTCGAGGAGTTCCTCGAGCCGTTCGGGGTGAGCCAATACGAGCTCGCAAAGCGCATCGGCGTCGATCAGTCGCGCATTTCGCGGATCATTCGTGGCAAGCAGGCCATCACCGCCGACACAGCTCTTCGCCTCAGCGTCTTCTTCGGCACGTCGCCACAGTTCTGGCTCCGACTGCAGGAAGGCTACGACCTCGCTCACGCCCGGGTCGACACGCCGCTCAGCGCTATCCAGCCGCTGAGTGCCTGA
- a CDS encoding MBL fold metallo-hydrolase — protein MELAPKLRRIGNDIIACHIVVGDDGLTVIDTGLPGHYRDLVRELQELGRPPTDIKGIVLTHGDSDHIGFAERLRSELGIPVYVGAEDAERAKGAKPPATPKDPRRIGAVVRFFAYAIAKGGFRTRPLREVIAVHDGDVLPLPGSPRVIAMPGHSPGSIAVHVPSVQAVFVGDELTTRHVLTGAEGPQPAPFTDDQAGSSASIERLSGLDVDWVIPGHGAPWRGGTSSLIAAYRSAEGRPAAG, from the coding sequence GTGGAACTTGCTCCCAAGCTTCGCCGCATCGGCAACGACATCATCGCTTGCCACATCGTCGTCGGCGACGATGGCCTAACGGTCATCGACACCGGTCTTCCAGGGCACTACCGCGACCTCGTGCGCGAGCTGCAGGAACTCGGCCGACCGCCCACCGACATCAAAGGGATCGTGCTCACGCACGGCGACAGCGACCATATCGGTTTTGCCGAGCGCCTGCGCAGCGAGCTCGGAATCCCGGTCTACGTCGGCGCTGAGGATGCGGAGCGCGCGAAGGGGGCCAAGCCCCCGGCGACGCCGAAGGACCCCCGGCGGATCGGCGCCGTCGTCCGCTTCTTCGCCTACGCAATCGCCAAGGGTGGATTCCGCACACGGCCGCTGCGTGAGGTCATCGCTGTTCACGACGGTGACGTGCTGCCTTTGCCGGGTTCGCCGCGTGTCATCGCGATGCCTGGCCACTCGCCGGGCAGCATCGCGGTCCACGTGCCTTCTGTGCAAGCGGTCTTCGTCGGCGATGAACTCACCACGCGGCACGTGCTGACAGGCGCCGAGGGTCCGCAACCGGCACCCTTCACCGACGACCAGGCGGGATCTTCCGCATCGATCGAGAGGCTGTCCGGCTTGGACGTCGACTGGGTCATCCCCGGTCACGGCGCCCCGTGGCGCGGCGGCACCTCCTCGCTCATCGCCGCTTACCGCTCCGCGGAGGGCCGACCGGCTGCCGGCTGA